The Williamsia sp. DF01-3 genome has a window encoding:
- a CDS encoding metal-dependent transcriptional regulator: protein MNELIDTTEMYLRTIYDLEEEGIVPLRARIAERLEQSGPTVSQTVARMERDGLVMVAGDRHLELTDKGRSLAVSVMRKHRLAERLLVDVIGMPWEDVHAEACRWEHVMSENVERRLLEVLDHPTTSPYGNPIPGLDLLGYENTAPPGPMTRISELPQGEPVAVIVRRLSEHAQSDIELISQLREAGVVPNARVTVSVKPGAIVIITPGHEGLTLSEEMAHSLQVEKV from the coding sequence GTGAACGAACTGATCGACACCACCGAGATGTATCTCCGGACGATTTACGACCTCGAGGAAGAAGGCATCGTTCCGCTGCGGGCTCGTATCGCCGAGCGACTGGAACAGAGCGGCCCGACGGTGTCACAAACCGTCGCACGGATGGAACGTGACGGACTGGTGATGGTTGCGGGCGACCGCCACCTCGAGCTGACCGACAAAGGCCGCAGCCTTGCCGTGTCGGTGATGCGCAAGCACCGGCTCGCCGAGCGGCTGCTGGTCGACGTGATCGGCATGCCGTGGGAAGACGTGCACGCCGAGGCATGCCGCTGGGAACACGTGATGAGCGAGAACGTCGAGCGCCGTTTGCTGGAGGTCCTCGACCACCCGACCACCTCGCCGTACGGGAACCCGATCCCGGGCCTGGACTTGCTGGGCTATGAGAACACCGCACCTCCCGGACCGATGACACGCATCTCCGAACTCCCGCAGGGCGAACCGGTCGCCGTGATCGTCCGGCGGTTGTCCGAGCACGCTCAGTCGGACATCGAGTTGATCAGTCAGCTCCGTGAGGCCGGTGTGGTGCCCAACGCACGCGTGACCGTGTCGGTGAAGCCCGGCGCGATCGTCATCATCACCCCGGGACACGAAGGTCTGACACTGTCCGAGGAGATGGCCCACTCGCTACAGGTCGAGAAGGTCTGA
- a CDS encoding DUF3099 domain-containing protein — MAVRPGKVDSGAVGPKEHATETYLITQAQTSLEEQHRTRVRKYLTLMAFRVPALVIAGLVYGATQNGLLALGIIVLSIPIPWVAVLIANDRPPRAKGEVPQYKYGPDNHRQLTDGATFNGLDRRRE; from the coding sequence GTGGCTGTCCGGCCGGGAAAGGTGGATAGTGGAGCCGTGGGTCCGAAAGAGCACGCGACCGAGACATATCTGATCACCCAGGCGCAGACATCCCTGGAGGAGCAGCACCGTACTCGAGTACGCAAATACCTGACGCTGATGGCGTTTCGCGTTCCGGCGCTTGTCATCGCGGGGCTCGTCTATGGCGCCACACAGAACGGTCTGCTGGCACTCGGCATCATCGTGCTGTCCATTCCCATCCCGTGGGTGGCGGTCCTGATCGCCAATGATCGACCTCCTCGGGCCAAGGGTGAGGTGCCCCAGTACAAGTACGGCCCGGACAATCACCGGCAGCTCACCGACGGGGCGACCTTCAACGGGCTCGACCGACGACGCGAGTGA
- a CDS encoding GNAT family N-acetyltransferase, with product MPPKPEQTPPSWPPAERCTRCADSIRRTPVTDTVPPDQRGPHDYPRHWIADVLASDGGVVHLRPIVPEDADRLVRFHSRLSERTRYLRYFGPFPQIPPRELARMTTVDHYSRVAFVGMLGGEIIAIGIYESLAGDGKPGTAEVAFVVADEHQGRGLGPILLEHLAGAAAECGFEKFEAEVLAENPNMVAVFRDAGYQLRRSFDGSTIHVEFTIDPTEALLSVRNARERGSEARSVANLLRPTSVAVIGASVDRLKVGNAVLANVIAAGFTGPVYPVNSEHRAVRGIRAYPTVRDIPDPVDLAIVAVPADAVEDVLDDCLSKGVKTMLVLSSGFSETSDSGLESERRLVESVREHGMRLVGPNALGVANTDPAVGLNATLAPLVPGRGAVGFFCQSGALGIAILDAAARRQLGLSTFVSAGNRADVSGNDLLQYWDSDPDTEVVLLYLESFGNPRKFTRLARRVASGKPVVAVKSGRGAVPPAMAAADHSLDDESTRAILAQSGVIQVGTISALFDCATVFAYQPLPRGPRVSIVGNSTALGVLAQEAGSHFGLEAVQRVDLGPGASPEEFEDAVRTAAADDGVDALIAVFVPPVAVSVDRYAQALMTGMADSDKPVVTTFLAVEGIPQNLTVLGPHGTPARGSIPSYPGPERAAEALGYSWRYSQWRSRPPSQVRRPADVDPDTARRLVREAVDAQGGDVTELDDAATAEVLACYGIHIVPFREINSVEESVAAADELGYPVAVKAFSEEWRGRADREGVRLDLPDQHAVRLAVVELGEVTGESRLHVQQMAPKGISTVIRVRDDPSFGSLMSFGLAGVTSDLLGDRAYRALPLTESDAADLIEAPRSAPLLSGYGGSEPVDKDALIDLVTRISALVDDIPEAREVVCDPIHATPGGVAVLAARMHVGPVPTKHDSGPRRLG from the coding sequence ATGCCGCCCAAACCAGAACAGACGCCACCATCATGGCCACCCGCCGAGCGGTGTACCCGCTGTGCGGACTCGATCCGGAGGACCCCCGTGACTGACACCGTGCCACCCGATCAGCGGGGCCCCCACGACTACCCGCGTCACTGGATCGCCGATGTTCTCGCGAGCGACGGCGGCGTGGTCCATCTGCGCCCGATCGTGCCCGAGGACGCCGACCGTCTCGTCCGCTTCCATTCACGGCTGTCCGAGCGCACGCGGTACCTGCGCTACTTCGGGCCGTTCCCGCAGATCCCGCCCCGTGAACTCGCGCGGATGACCACCGTGGACCACTACAGCCGCGTCGCGTTCGTCGGCATGCTCGGCGGCGAGATCATCGCCATTGGCATCTACGAGAGCCTGGCCGGCGACGGCAAACCCGGGACGGCAGAGGTCGCGTTCGTGGTGGCCGACGAGCACCAGGGAAGGGGACTGGGCCCGATCCTGCTCGAACACCTCGCCGGTGCCGCCGCGGAATGCGGATTCGAGAAGTTCGAAGCCGAGGTGCTGGCCGAGAACCCCAACATGGTGGCGGTGTTCCGGGACGCGGGATATCAGCTGCGACGTAGCTTCGACGGCAGCACCATCCACGTTGAATTCACCATCGACCCGACCGAAGCCCTGCTGTCGGTGCGCAACGCGCGCGAGCGCGGATCAGAGGCCCGAAGTGTGGCAAATCTGTTGCGGCCGACGTCGGTTGCGGTCATCGGCGCTTCCGTGGACAGACTGAAGGTCGGCAATGCGGTGTTGGCGAACGTGATCGCCGCGGGGTTCACCGGGCCCGTGTATCCGGTCAATTCCGAGCACCGGGCGGTGCGCGGCATCCGGGCCTATCCGACGGTGCGCGACATCCCGGATCCTGTGGACCTGGCCATCGTCGCGGTTCCGGCCGACGCGGTCGAGGACGTCCTCGACGACTGTCTGTCCAAAGGTGTCAAGACGATGCTCGTGCTGTCCTCCGGATTCAGCGAGACCAGCGATTCCGGGCTCGAATCCGAGCGCCGTCTGGTCGAGTCCGTCCGTGAGCACGGTATGCGATTGGTGGGGCCCAACGCGCTCGGTGTGGCGAACACTGATCCGGCTGTCGGCCTCAATGCCACACTGGCGCCGTTGGTTCCAGGGCGAGGTGCGGTCGGCTTCTTCTGCCAGTCGGGCGCCCTCGGCATCGCGATCCTGGACGCCGCCGCCCGACGGCAACTGGGTCTGTCGACGTTTGTGTCGGCAGGCAACCGCGCCGACGTGTCCGGTAACGACCTGCTGCAGTACTGGGACAGCGATCCGGACACCGAGGTGGTGCTGCTCTATCTGGAGAGCTTCGGTAACCCCAGGAAGTTCACCCGCCTCGCCCGGCGGGTGGCAAGCGGCAAACCGGTTGTCGCGGTCAAGTCCGGCCGCGGTGCCGTGCCACCCGCGATGGCCGCCGCCGACCATTCGCTTGACGACGAGAGCACCAGGGCCATCCTCGCCCAGTCCGGCGTCATCCAGGTGGGCACCATATCGGCATTGTTCGACTGCGCGACGGTCTTTGCGTACCAACCCCTTCCGCGTGGCCCCCGGGTCAGCATCGTCGGTAACTCGACGGCGCTGGGCGTGCTGGCACAGGAAGCCGGCAGCCACTTCGGCCTTGAAGCGGTTCAGCGGGTCGATCTCGGACCCGGTGCCTCCCCGGAAGAGTTCGAGGACGCCGTTCGGACGGCAGCCGCGGATGACGGGGTGGATGCGTTGATAGCCGTGTTCGTCCCACCGGTGGCGGTGAGCGTGGACCGGTACGCCCAGGCGTTGATGACCGGGATGGCCGACTCTGACAAACCAGTGGTGACCACGTTCCTCGCGGTGGAAGGCATCCCGCAGAACCTCACCGTCCTCGGACCACACGGAACACCCGCACGCGGATCGATCCCGTCCTATCCAGGGCCCGAGCGGGCCGCCGAAGCACTCGGATATTCGTGGCGATACTCGCAGTGGCGGTCGCGGCCACCGTCCCAGGTCCGCCGGCCCGCCGACGTGGACCCCGACACTGCTCGCCGTCTCGTCCGGGAGGCCGTCGACGCACAGGGCGGGGATGTCACCGAGCTCGACGACGCGGCAACCGCCGAGGTGCTCGCCTGCTACGGCATCCACATCGTTCCCTTCCGGGAGATCAACAGCGTCGAGGAGAGCGTCGCGGCTGCGGACGAGCTCGGGTATCCCGTTGCCGTCAAAGCATTCTCGGAAGAATGGCGCGGCCGGGCCGACCGCGAGGGTGTCCGCCTGGACCTACCCGACCAGCATGCAGTGCGCCTCGCGGTGGTGGAACTGGGTGAGGTGACGGGCGAATCCCGTCTGCACGTCCAACAGATGGCACCCAAGGGCATCAGCACGGTCATCAGGGTGCGCGACGACCCGTCGTTCGGGTCGCTCATGTCGTTCGGATTGGCCGGCGTGACAAGTGATCTGCTGGGAGACAGGGCGTATCGGGCCTTACCCCTCACCGAGAGCGACGCCGCCGACCTGATCGAGGCGCCGCGGTCGGCACCACTGCTGTCGGGCTATGGCGGTTCGGAGCCGGTGGACAAGGATGCGCTGATCGACCTGGTCACCCGGATCTCGGCGCTGGTCGACGACATCCCCGAGGCACGCGAGGTGGTGTGCGACCCGATCCATGCCACGCCGGGTGGGGTGGCCGTGCTCGCGGCACGCATGCACGTGGGGCCCGTTCCCACCAAACACGATTCAGGTCCCCGCCGTCTGGGGTGA
- a CDS encoding methyltransferase, with translation MSTARSVEDLESIAAGLRSAFLRTDYTADGILNLLGTDAHDALGRGEPVPVRRACADGGELGVLIRLLLLGDTCPEGDVAAALKPVPVDDAVRVGMLDHDDHGVRAAIDVRPVDFGTGSRWLFSDLDGSMRRIAITEDHVLGVGQASLSLLRATATEPVGTLLDIGTGCGVQAIHAADFARHITATDITGRSLAMTRAGVAINDIAPERVTVARGAWFGPVGGSRFDHIVANPPFVVGLPSVTHSYRDSGLDLDGASELMCRTAPDFLAEGGTASMLASWTIRGDDWRERVAQWIPDHGVDAWVVQRDVADPALYVGTWLRDAGHDLRDPAAAELADRWLSHLDDAGVRGIGFGFVFLRRTDEPTDLLAEEMSQAFDDPLGPEAAEYLRRIAWLRDHDLGEERFSVRGGAALERVATLTGDNGWEDVVTRIHRGDGPRWGHEIDALGQSLLAGLRPDGLCLDEVAELLAMATGSDPLDPGDVHAMIEGLVRHGIVVPAGM, from the coding sequence GTGAGCACCGCTCGATCCGTCGAAGACCTGGAGTCCATTGCGGCCGGTCTACGCTCGGCGTTCCTCCGCACCGACTACACCGCCGACGGGATCCTGAACCTACTGGGAACCGACGCACATGATGCGCTCGGTCGTGGCGAACCCGTACCGGTACGGCGTGCTTGCGCCGACGGGGGCGAGCTGGGCGTCCTCATTCGGCTGCTGTTGTTGGGCGACACGTGCCCGGAGGGTGACGTAGCCGCTGCCCTGAAGCCCGTGCCGGTCGACGATGCGGTGCGCGTCGGGATGCTCGATCACGACGATCACGGTGTACGAGCCGCGATCGATGTCCGGCCCGTGGATTTCGGGACGGGGTCGCGCTGGCTGTTCTCCGACCTCGACGGCAGCATGCGCCGGATCGCCATCACCGAAGATCATGTCCTCGGGGTCGGGCAGGCATCGCTGTCACTGCTCAGGGCAACGGCAACCGAGCCGGTCGGCACACTTCTCGACATCGGGACGGGCTGCGGTGTGCAGGCCATCCACGCCGCCGACTTCGCTCGCCACATCACCGCCACCGACATCACCGGACGATCGCTGGCGATGACCCGCGCCGGCGTGGCCATCAACGACATCGCGCCCGAACGGGTCACAGTGGCGCGTGGTGCCTGGTTCGGACCGGTCGGGGGATCGCGTTTCGACCACATCGTGGCGAACCCACCATTTGTGGTGGGCCTCCCGTCCGTGACGCATTCGTACCGCGACTCCGGCCTCGACCTCGACGGGGCCAGCGAGTTGATGTGCCGAACAGCACCGGACTTCCTTGCCGAGGGCGGCACTGCGTCGATGTTGGCATCGTGGACCATCCGCGGCGACGACTGGCGCGAGAGGGTCGCGCAGTGGATCCCGGACCACGGTGTGGACGCGTGGGTGGTCCAGCGCGACGTCGCCGATCCGGCGCTCTACGTCGGCACATGGCTGCGCGACGCCGGGCATGACCTGCGCGATCCCGCGGCTGCGGAGTTGGCGGACCGATGGCTGAGCCATCTGGACGATGCCGGTGTACGGGGCATCGGTTTCGGCTTCGTCTTCCTGCGCCGCACAGATGAGCCCACCGACCTGCTGGCCGAAGAGATGAGTCAGGCGTTCGACGACCCACTGGGTCCCGAGGCGGCCGAGTATCTGCGTCGGATCGCGTGGTTACGCGACCACGATCTGGGCGAGGAACGCTTCAGCGTGCGTGGGGGCGCCGCACTCGAACGGGTCGCGACGCTCACCGGCGACAACGGCTGGGAAGACGTCGTCACCCGCATCCACCGCGGAGACGGACCCCGGTGGGGTCACGAGATAGATGCACTCGGCCAGTCTCTGCTTGCTGGGCTGCGGCCCGACGGACTGTGCCTCGATGAGGTGGCCGAGCTGCTCGCCATGGCCACCGGGTCGGACCCTCTGGATCCGGGTGATGTGCACGCGATGATCGAGGGTCTGGTGCGTCACGGAATCGTCGTCCCTGCGGGGATGTAG
- a CDS encoding sigma-70 family RNA polymerase sigma factor, translating into MSSPTTIRPAMTEQDLDAQSPAADLVRVYLNGIGRTALLNAEQEVELAKQIEVGLYAKHVLATRKRLSAVKKRDLAQLVREGESARSHLLEANLRLVVSLAKRYTGRGMPLLDLIQEGNLGLIRAMEKFDYAKGFKFSTYATWWIRQAITRGMADQSRTIRLPVHLVEQVNKLARIKRELHQQLGREATDEELSSESGIPAEKIADLLDHSRDPVSLDMPVGSDEEAPLGDFIEDAEATSAENAVIAGLLHTDVRTVLSTLDEREQQVIRLRFGLDDGQPRTLDQIGRMFGLSRERVRQIEREVMSKLRQGERADRLRAYAS; encoded by the coding sequence ATGTCCAGCCCCACCACCATCCGTCCGGCAATGACCGAACAGGACCTGGATGCACAGAGCCCGGCCGCGGACCTGGTCCGCGTTTATTTGAACGGTATCGGCCGCACCGCCCTCCTGAACGCCGAGCAGGAAGTCGAACTTGCGAAGCAGATCGAGGTCGGCCTCTACGCCAAGCATGTTCTGGCCACCCGGAAGCGTCTGTCCGCGGTGAAGAAGCGCGATCTGGCCCAACTGGTCCGCGAAGGTGAGTCGGCCCGCTCGCATCTGCTCGAAGCCAACCTCCGTCTGGTGGTCTCGCTGGCCAAGCGTTACACCGGCCGCGGGATGCCGCTCCTCGACCTGATCCAGGAAGGCAACCTGGGCCTGATCCGGGCGATGGAGAAGTTCGACTACGCCAAGGGCTTCAAGTTCTCGACCTACGCCACCTGGTGGATCCGTCAGGCCATCACCCGCGGCATGGCCGACCAGAGCCGCACGATCAGGCTCCCTGTCCACCTGGTGGAGCAGGTCAACAAATTGGCCCGCATCAAACGCGAACTCCATCAGCAGCTCGGTCGTGAGGCCACCGACGAGGAGCTGTCGTCGGAGTCGGGCATCCCGGCCGAGAAGATCGCCGATCTGCTCGACCACAGCCGCGACCCGGTGAGCCTGGACATGCCGGTCGGCAGCGATGAAGAAGCTCCCCTGGGCGACTTCATCGAGGACGCGGAGGCCACCTCCGCGGAAAATGCCGTGATCGCCGGACTCCTGCACACCGACGTGCGCACCGTGCTCTCCACCCTCGACGAGCGTGAGCAGCAGGTCATCCGCCTGCGCTTCGGACTCGACGACGGCCAGCCCCGCACTCTCGATCAGATCGGGCGGATGTTCGGCCTGTCGCGTGAACGTGTTCGCCAGATCGAGCGCGAAGTGATGTCGAAGCTGCGCCAGGGCGAACGTGCCGATCGGCTTCGCGCCTACGCGAGCTGA
- a CDS encoding acetoin utilization protein AcuC, whose translation MNNAGDRTGAAPAAVIWSDDFLGYRWTAAHPMNPVRLALTMSLSRSLGVLDGVETTPPMNVDDRLLQTVHTSAYLDAVRSASAVDDYVGGATHLLERLFGLGSTDNPIFEGMHGAASVLVGGTMAAAAAIASGSVRRAVNIGGGMHHAMPGHAAGFCIYNDCAVAIRWLLEQGYDRIAYIDIDAHHGDGVQKVFAADPRVLTVSLHQHPATLWPGSGWPEEVGEQDGRGTAVNIALMPETTDKLWLRAFHAIVPGMLESFRPQIIVSQCGVDSHRRDPLTDLSLTIDGQRAAVLAMRDLADTYAEGRWLAVGGGGYGIVDVVPRSWTHLIAAVTGHDIDPVTTIDESWCRAATEEAQALDETLRGDPVNSMTDGGDIDYLPWDGDGGGPLMAGVTDAAQTRTDATIMATRRAVYPLCGLDPEDPRD comes from the coding sequence ATGAACAATGCTGGCGACCGAACCGGTGCCGCGCCGGCCGCGGTGATCTGGAGCGACGACTTCCTCGGATACCGATGGACGGCGGCGCATCCGATGAACCCGGTGCGGCTGGCCCTGACGATGTCTCTGTCGCGGTCGCTCGGGGTGCTCGACGGTGTCGAGACCACGCCGCCGATGAACGTCGACGACCGGCTGCTGCAGACCGTGCACACCTCCGCCTACCTCGACGCGGTGCGCAGCGCCTCCGCGGTCGACGACTATGTCGGCGGCGCAACACATTTGCTGGAGAGACTGTTCGGGCTGGGTAGCACGGACAACCCGATCTTCGAGGGAATGCACGGTGCCGCCAGCGTTCTCGTCGGTGGCACCATGGCGGCCGCCGCGGCGATCGCGTCCGGCTCGGTACGTCGAGCGGTGAACATCGGTGGGGGCATGCACCACGCGATGCCCGGTCACGCGGCGGGTTTCTGCATCTACAACGACTGCGCTGTCGCCATCAGGTGGCTGCTCGAGCAGGGGTATGACCGCATCGCCTACATCGACATCGACGCGCATCACGGCGACGGCGTGCAAAAGGTCTTCGCCGCCGACCCCCGCGTTCTGACGGTGTCGTTGCACCAGCACCCGGCGACGCTCTGGCCGGGCAGCGGGTGGCCGGAAGAGGTGGGGGAGCAGGACGGCAGGGGCACCGCGGTCAACATCGCGCTGATGCCCGAGACCACGGACAAGCTGTGGCTGCGCGCCTTTCACGCCATCGTGCCCGGGATGCTCGAGAGCTTCCGTCCACAGATCATCGTCAGCCAGTGCGGAGTGGACAGTCACCGGCGCGATCCGCTGACCGACCTGTCGCTGACGATTGATGGTCAGCGCGCCGCGGTCCTGGCGATGCGTGACCTCGCCGACACCTACGCCGAAGGGCGTTGGCTGGCGGTCGGCGGTGGGGGGTACGGCATCGTGGACGTGGTTCCGCGCAGCTGGACCCACCTCATCGCGGCGGTCACCGGACACGACATCGATCCGGTGACCACCATCGATGAAAGCTGGTGCCGCGCAGCGACAGAGGAGGCACAAGCGCTCGATGAAACGCTGCGCGGAGATCCCGTGAACAGCATGACCGACGGCGGCGACATCGACTACCTCCCGTGGGACGGTGATGGTGGTGGACCGCTGATGGCGGGTGTCACCGATGCCGCCCAAACCAGAACAGACGCCACCATCATGGCCACCCGCCGAGCGGTGTACCCGCTGTGCGGACTCGATCCGGAGGACCCCCGTGACTGA
- the galE gene encoding UDP-glucose 4-epimerase GalE, with protein sequence MKLLVTGGAGYVGSVCARVLIEHGHDVTIIDNLSTGNVDALPDHAAFIQGDVSEVAPRVLGSDSFDGVLHFAAQSLVGESVESPEKYWYGNVVESLALLEAVRKSGTPRLVFSSTAATYGEPESVPILESSPTRPTNPYGATKLAIDHAITSYAAAHGLAAMSLRYFNVAGAHAGAGENRQVETHLIPLILQVALGHRDHIKVFGTDYHTDDGTAIRDYIHVYDLAQAHVLALESAIAGRHAIYNLGSGTGFSVRQVISACAEVTGLDIPVVDAPRRAGDPAVLIASSDKAIADLGWYPEKTDLPVIVRDAWEFTRALGDRAHSAAAAAAR encoded by the coding sequence ATGAAGCTCCTGGTCACCGGCGGAGCCGGTTATGTGGGTAGCGTCTGCGCTCGGGTGCTGATCGAGCACGGCCACGACGTCACCATCATCGACAATCTCTCCACCGGCAACGTCGACGCCCTGCCCGACCACGCCGCGTTCATTCAGGGCGACGTGAGTGAGGTCGCGCCGCGAGTACTCGGCTCCGACTCATTCGACGGCGTACTCCACTTCGCGGCGCAGTCGTTGGTGGGTGAATCGGTCGAGTCACCCGAAAAGTACTGGTACGGCAACGTGGTCGAGTCGTTGGCCCTCCTCGAGGCGGTTCGGAAATCGGGGACCCCGCGACTGGTGTTCTCCTCCACCGCGGCCACCTACGGCGAACCTGAGTCGGTGCCGATTCTCGAGTCCTCACCGACGCGACCGACGAACCCTTACGGCGCAACAAAACTGGCCATCGACCACGCCATCACGTCCTACGCGGCGGCCCACGGGCTTGCCGCGATGAGCTTGCGGTACTTCAACGTTGCGGGCGCACATGCCGGCGCCGGCGAGAATCGTCAGGTCGAGACTCATCTGATCCCGCTGATCCTCCAGGTCGCCCTCGGGCACCGGGACCACATCAAGGTCTTCGGTACCGACTACCACACCGATGACGGCACGGCGATACGCGACTACATCCACGTGTACGACCTGGCGCAGGCACATGTGCTGGCGCTCGAATCGGCGATCGCCGGACGTCACGCGATCTACAACCTGGGCAGTGGGACGGGATTCTCTGTGCGGCAGGTCATCTCGGCGTGTGCAGAGGTGACCGGTCTCGACATCCCCGTCGTCGATGCGCCGCGTCGCGCCGGCGACCCCGCCGTCCTGATCGCCTCGAGCGACAAGGCCATCGCCGACCTCGGGTGGTATCCGGAGAAGACAGATCTGCCGGTCATCGTCCGCGACGCCTGGGAGTTCACACGGGCCCTCGGTGATCGGGCGCACTCGGCGGCCGCCGCCGCCGCTCGTTGA
- a CDS encoding DUF4192 domain-containing protein: protein MTSDSYATSVSGPGALITAIPALLGFIPERSLVLITLDGEDGEIGTTMRHDLVLDDRGRPTSEMLALIEHLAHVCESYDAQLVMGVVIDGAHPADSPHYRRLFAIIDRHLAAVGGLYGGFVTPAITAGSHWMTMWDNRSDVQQGSGPVTGVVGDPTISPVAIARAVKNGRRVLMTRDEMVNSLSALPHCADPACDAHAVAADDDRAYWRIHDERAESALFGSEEGDELDAQECGRVDDTAHWVNRVPQSLDQTTVAPSTLRRWAESAGPQRIALPTLVDGLRRLQERLDLESALDVLEDGRELTCADLRFFDKALREFYVRDSLLALAVTDRWMDAERAWTQAARRLRGRGQASAATLLGFIYYVHGNGAMAGTAFDVALRACPDYSMAVLYSDALVRGIPPHRISECAESGFIVARSLGVTLPEPVMRPAA from the coding sequence ATGACATCTGACAGCTACGCGACATCGGTATCCGGCCCGGGAGCATTGATCACCGCCATCCCAGCCCTCCTCGGCTTCATCCCGGAGCGTTCTCTGGTCCTCATCACCCTCGACGGCGAGGATGGCGAGATAGGCACCACCATGCGACACGATCTTGTGCTCGATGACAGGGGTCGTCCGACCTCGGAGATGCTCGCGCTCATCGAGCACCTCGCGCACGTGTGCGAGTCGTATGACGCACAGCTTGTGATGGGGGTCGTGATCGACGGCGCCCATCCGGCCGACAGCCCCCACTATCGGCGCCTGTTCGCGATCATCGATCGGCATCTGGCCGCGGTCGGCGGACTGTACGGCGGTTTCGTGACGCCTGCCATCACAGCAGGCTCTCACTGGATGACGATGTGGGACAACAGGTCCGACGTACAACAGGGGAGCGGCCCGGTCACGGGTGTGGTGGGTGACCCGACGATCAGCCCGGTGGCCATCGCACGCGCCGTCAAGAACGGCAGGCGAGTACTGATGACCCGCGACGAGATGGTGAACAGTTTGTCAGCCCTTCCGCACTGTGCGGATCCGGCCTGTGACGCCCACGCCGTAGCCGCCGACGATGACAGGGCGTACTGGCGGATCCACGACGAACGCGCGGAGAGTGCTCTGTTCGGCTCAGAGGAGGGCGACGAGCTGGACGCACAGGAGTGTGGTCGAGTGGACGACACCGCGCACTGGGTGAACCGGGTCCCGCAGTCGCTGGACCAGACGACAGTTGCTCCGTCGACACTGCGACGGTGGGCCGAGTCGGCGGGGCCGCAGCGAATTGCGTTGCCGACCTTGGTTGATGGCCTTCGCCGCCTCCAGGAGAGGCTCGACCTCGAGAGCGCCCTGGACGTGCTCGAGGACGGTCGTGAGCTGACGTGTGCCGATCTCCGGTTCTTCGACAAGGCCCTTCGGGAGTTCTACGTGCGCGACTCACTGCTGGCGCTGGCGGTCACCGACCGATGGATGGACGCCGAGCGGGCGTGGACGCAGGCTGCTCGTCGGCTCCGCGGTCGCGGACAGGCATCTGCGGCTACATTGCTCGGATTCATCTACTACGTACACGGCAACGGCGCTATGGCAGGCACCGCGTTCGACGTCGCGTTGCGCGCCTGCCCGGACTACTCGATGGCGGTGTTGTACAGCGATGCCCTCGTGCGGGGGATCCCACCCCACAGGATCAGCGAATGCGCCGAATCAGGATTCATCGTCGCGCGGTCACTGGGCGTGACACTTCCGGAACCCGTGATGCGGCCGGCAGCCTGA
- a CDS encoding DUF3039 domain-containing protein — protein MDTQTVERPDVTTDETTEDDTPKFFHYVKKDKIVESAVMGNIVVALCGETFPVTKSAKPGSPVCPKCKKIYARMKKD, from the coding sequence ATGGATACGCAGACCGTCGAACGCCCCGATGTCACCACCGATGAGACCACCGAAGACGACACCCCGAAGTTCTTCCATTACGTGAAGAAAGACAAGATCGTCGAGAGCGCTGTCATGGGCAACATCGTTGTCGCACTGTGCGGCGAAACGTTTCCCGTCACCAAGTCGGCGAAGCCAGGGTCCCCCGTGTGCCCGAAATGCAAGAAGATCTACGCCCGCATGAAAAAGGACTGA